Proteins found in one Miscanthus floridulus cultivar M001 chromosome 4, ASM1932011v1, whole genome shotgun sequence genomic segment:
- the LOC136551702 gene encoding protein STRICTOSIDINE SYNTHASE-LIKE 10-like: MAAAAAATRSLHSFLALLLLLPAAAAAASSSYETKSIDPGLVVMTLPEPVSGPESLAFDGRGGGPYSGVSDGRILRWQGRLRGWTEFAYNSKHKSVALCSPDKKLVVPESLLCGRPLGLQFHRQSGDLYIADAYLGLLRVAARGGLAEVVATEAGGEPFNFLNGLDVDQRTGDVYFTDSSTTYRRSDYMLVVALGDETGRLLGYDRRTRRVAVLQAGLSYPNGVAVSADGTHVVVAHTALGELRRYWVRGARTGTSETFAELPWYPDNLRADGRGGYWVALSNGVAVGGGEAAATAPTVAVRVSREGNVTEALDGFSFVSVSEVAERGGVLWVGSVDTPYAGELKRRTS, translated from the exons atggcggcggctgcggctgccACTCGTTCACTGCATTCCTTCCTTGCGCTTCTTCTCCTGTtgcctgcggctgcggctgcagcGTCGTCATCGTACGAAACCAAGTCCATAGATCCAGGACTCGTCGTGATGACGCTGCCGGAGCCGGTGTCCGGGCCGGAGAGTCTCGCCTTCGACGGGCGTGGCGGCGGCCCATACTCCGGCGTCTCCGACGGCCGCATCCTCCGGTGGCAAGGTCGCCTCCGAGGATGGACCGAGTTCGCCTACAACTCCAAGCACAA GAGCGTGGCGTTGTGCTCGCCGGACAAGAAGCTGGTAGTGCCGGAGAGCCTGCTGTGCGGGCGCCCGCTGGGCCTGCAGTTCCACCGGCAGTCCGGCGACCTTTACATCGCCGACGCCTACCTTGGGCTGCTCAGGGTTGCCGCGCGCGGCGGGCTGGCGGAGGTCGTGGCGACGGAGGCCGGCGGCGAGCCGTTCAACTTCCTCAACGGGCTCGACGTTGACCAGCGGACCGGCGACGTCTACTTTACTGACAGCAGCACCACGTACAGGAGGAG CGACTACATGCTGGTGGTGGCCCTGGGCGACGAGACGGGCCGCCTGCTGGGCTACGACCGCCGGACCCGCCGCGTCGCCGTGCTCCAGGCGGGCCTCTCCTACCCGAACGGCGTGGCGGTGAGCGCCGACGGCACGCACGTGGTGGTGGCACACACGGCGCTGGGCGAGCTGCGGAGGTACTGGGTCCGCGGCGCCCGGACCGGCACGTCAGAGACATTCGCGGAGCTGCCCTGGTACCCGGACAACTTGCGCGCCGACGGCCGCGGCGGGTACTGGGTGGCGCTGAGCAACGGCGTCGCGGTCGGCGGCGGCGAAGCGGCCGCCACGGCACCCACGGTCGCCGTCAGGGTCTCCCGCGAGGGCAACGTGACGGAGGCGCTGGACGGGTTCAGCTTCGTGTCCGTGAGCGAGGTGGCCGAGCGGGGCGGCGTGCTCTGGGTCGGGTCCGTGGACACGCCGTACGCCGGCGAGCTGAAGCGGCGTACCAGCTAG